In Methanobacteriaceae archaeon, the following are encoded in one genomic region:
- the tuf gene encoding translation elongation factor EF-1 subunit alpha: MAKGKEHMNLAFIGHVDHGKSTLVGHLLLQSGAIAEQQLSEGEDKFRFVMDKLSEERERGVTIDLAHARFDTPKYEFTIVDCPGHRDFVKNMITGASQADAAVLVVAVDDGVMPQTKEHAFLARTLGINQLIIGINKMDLVDYSEEKFNELKEEVSDLIKTVAYKPKDINFIPLSAFEGDNITEPSANTPWYKGPTLVKALDEFTAPEKPTDLPLRVPVQDVYSITGVGTVPVGRVETGIMKKGDNVIFEPPGASGEVKSIEMHHEMLEKAEPGDNVGFNVRGVGKNDIRRGDVAGHTDNAPTVAKEFTAQIVVLQHPGVITVGYTPVFHCHTAQVACTFLELQKKLDPATGQVKEENPDFLKTGDAAFVVVKPTKPMVIEKIKDIPHMGRFAIRDMGQTVAAGMCIDLVPAK; the protein is encoded by the coding sequence ATGGCTAAAGGAAAAGAACACATGAATTTGGCGTTTATCGGACACGTAGACCACGGTAAATCCACTCTAGTGGGTCACCTGCTATTACAGTCCGGAGCTATCGCTGAACAGCAACTATCCGAAGGAGAAGACAAATTCAGATTTGTTATGGACAAACTCTCCGAAGAAAGAGAAAGAGGAGTGACCATTGACCTGGCCCACGCCAGATTCGACACTCCTAAATATGAGTTCACCATTGTGGACTGCCCTGGTCACCGTGACTTTGTGAAAAACATGATCACCGGTGCATCTCAGGCAGATGCTGCAGTACTGGTAGTAGCAGTAGATGATGGTGTAATGCCCCAGACCAAGGAACACGCATTCCTAGCACGTACTCTGGGAATCAACCAGCTCATCATCGGTATAAACAAGATGGACTTGGTGGACTACAGTGAAGAAAAATTCAATGAACTCAAAGAAGAAGTCTCAGACTTAATTAAAACCGTGGCTTACAAGCCCAAAGACATCAACTTCATACCACTATCTGCTTTTGAAGGAGACAACATAACTGAACCATCAGCAAACACTCCCTGGTACAAAGGACCAACCCTGGTTAAAGCATTAGATGAATTTACTGCACCTGAAAAACCAACCGACCTACCACTACGAGTACCAGTCCAGGATGTATACTCCATCACTGGTGTGGGAACTGTGCCTGTGGGTCGTGTGGAAACCGGAATCATGAAAAAAGGTGACAACGTCATCTTCGAACCACCAGGAGCAAGTGGAGAAGTAAAATCCATTGAAATGCACCACGAAATGCTAGAAAAAGCAGAACCTGGAGATAACGTAGGATTTAACGTACGTGGTGTGGGTAAAAATGACATACGCCGTGGAGATGTAGCCGGACATACTGATAACGCACCTACAGTGGCTAAAGAATTCACAGCACAAATCGTAGTTTTACAGCACCCTGGTGTTATCACCGTTGGTTACACCCCAGTATTCCACTGTCACACTGCTCAAGTAGCCTGTACCTTCCTGGAACTCCAGAAAAAACTGGACCCTGCCACTGGTCAGGTTAAAGAAGAAAACCCAGACTTCCTCAAGACTGGGGATGCTGCCTTTGTGGTGGTTAAACCTACCAAGCCTATGGTTATTGAGAAGATCAAGGACATACCACACATGGGCCGGTTTGCTATCCGTGATATGGGTCAGACTGTGGCTGCTGGTATGTGCATTGATCTGGTGCCAGCAAAGTAA